The Triticum aestivum cultivar Chinese Spring chromosome 3A, IWGSC CS RefSeq v2.1, whole genome shotgun sequence genome includes a region encoding these proteins:
- the LOC123061516 gene encoding uncharacterized protein, producing the protein MGDLKEIKYRRRIGLQERAQCSDQRAVDWGVLKQDPVELLRKLDELRDQITRSCQVAEQPREHRRAGRRPPSLLPDLPEPVPLPGYHRPRYGARYGHGLPLSPCEPQHSDHGERYARQSSGRYRQYPGRQWENGGIGHGNYHQYACASPHYLHGQRPAPQEEHIPMARYFAGQHECYRFERSPSISSDYDQRSVASSLYSHRSVSKKRAEYFRKKAEHLCRPMHGAAPFVVCSSCYNLLQVPMEKCMGWKQNRLQCGSCSEIISVKRVKGKTIPYTSSPPFSLSKTEQSSHDRMRRDFEHQHHDDVTSAFYNLNEHSSMQINIDFGDDNSVSSTISHERTDKECGSNRSIQSKADGISLSPGRSGDIESPKDILCERDADCQEEHSIDGPVSPCSPILEDKLVDPLCSQEKHNSSEDLGMDNESDLNCKGEYIVNDDESVSMGSEQKVNEAEFVEESMCRKHDQKNKEDHCSSLEDVSKMHGQNSTKSDPDSLENGNEKHGWTSKTDVTISPESEGTRKKYDHNSKEDETSGLKVENTSNEFDKNNTADSNSAVEHANTAIEFEGTSTSERYEENLMERDNGKLHEPCAEDANALTESGSSVNGRTNSGFSRGSSEAGLDEDQSSTGKSGDSSFFAGFLKKGFKDLSLFNQSMDSVKISINGHPISERALKKAEKKAGPVEPGSYWYDCRAGFWGIMGRECIGIIPPYIREFNYPMPRNCAGGDTDVIVNGRELHQRDLDLLVGRGLPRISGKSYSIEISGNITDDAGNKLRSLGKLAPTIEKLKRGFGMHVPEGFR; encoded by the exons ATGGGCGATCTGAAGGAGATTAAGTACAGGCGGAGGATTGGGCTCCAGGAGCGCGCGCAATGCAGCGACCAGAGGGCCGTCGACTGGGGCGTGCTCAAGCAGGACCCCGTGGAGCTTCTGCGCAAGCTGGACGAGCTGAGGGACCAAATCACGCGGTCCTGCCAGGTCGCCGAGCAGCCACGGGAGCACCGTCGGGCGGGCCGCCGACCGCCCTCCTTGCTCCCTGACCTTCCCGAGCCGGTACCTCTACCCGGGTATCACCGCCCACGCTATGGTGCCCGGTATGGGCATGGCTTGCCGTTGAGCCCATGTGAGCCGCAGCACTCTGATCATGGGGAGAGGTACGCGAGGCAGTCAAGTGGGCGGTATCGCCAGTACCCAGGGAGGCAGTGGGAGAACGGTGGGATTGGACATGGGAATTACCATCAGTATGCGTGTGCTAGCCCGCATTATCTGCATGGACAGAGGCCTGCGCCACAAGAAGAGCACATACCAATGGCCAGATACTTCGCTGGGCAGCATGAATGCTACCGGTTTGAAAGGTCACCATCTATTTCATCAGATTATGACCAAAGGTCTGTGGCATCATCGCTTTACTCGCATCGCTCGGTGTCAAAGAAAAGGGCTGAGTATTTTAGGAAGAAGGCAGAACATCTCTGCCGGCCAATGCATGGCGCTGCGCCATTTGTTGTTTGCAGTTCTTGTTATAATCTCTTGCAGGTGCCAATGGAAAAATGCATGGGGTGGAAACAAAACAGGCTACAGTGTGGGTCTTGCTCTGAGATAATCAGTGTGAAGCGCGTGAAAGGAAAGACTATTCCCTACACATCCTCACCGCCCTTCAGCTTGTCCAAAACTGAGCAAAGCTCACATGATCGAATGAGGCGAGATTTTGAGCATCAGCATcatgatgatgtcacttctgcgtTTTATAATTTGAATGAGCACAGCAGCATGCAAATCAACATAGATTTTGGTGATGATAATTCAGTTTCTTCCACCATTAGTCATGAAAGGACTGACAAAGAATGTGGCTCAAACAGGAGCATTCAGTCGAAAGCCGATGGTATCTCTCTGTCTCCAGGCAGGTCTGGAGATATTGAAAGCCCAAAGGATATATTATGTGAAAGAGATGCAGATTGTCAGGAGGAACATTCCATAGATGGTCCAGTCAGCCCGTGTTCCCCAATTTTAGAGGACAAACTTGTTGATCCACTGTGCAGCCAAGAAAAACACAATAGTTCAGAGGACTTAGGTATGGATAATGAATCTGACCTAAATTGCAAAGGAGAATACATTGTTAATGATGATGAGAGTGTCAGCATGGGAAGTGAACAAAAGGTCAATGAAGCTGAATTTGTAGAGGAAAGCATGTGCAGAAAGCATGATcaaaagaacaaggaagatcactGTTCTAGCCTTGAAGATGTTAGCAAAATGCATGGGCAGAATAGTACAAAATCTGACCCTGATAGTCTTGAGAATGGAAATGAAAAGCATGGGTGGACAAGCAAAACCGATGTCACAATCAGTCCTGAAAGTGAAGGTACACGCAAGAAATATGACCACAACAGCAAAGAAGATGAAACAAGCGGTCTGAAAGTTGAGAACACAAGTAATGAGTTTGACAAAAACAACACAGCAGACAGCAACAGTGCCGTCGAACATGCCAACACTGCCATTGAATTTGAAGGTACAAGCACAAGTGAGAGATATGAAGAAAACCTAATGGAACGAGATAATGGAAAATTGCATGAGCCATGTGCTGAGGATGCCAATGCCCTAACGGAGAGTGGGTCATCAGTTAATGGGCGCACAAATTCTGGTTTTTCTCGTGGTTCTTCTGAGGCTGGTTTAGATGAAGATCAATCCTCAACTGGTAAGAGTGGGGATTCATCATTTTTTGCTGGTTTCTTGAAGAAGGGGTTCAAGGACCTTTCTTTATTTAACCAGTCCATGGATAGTGTTAAAATTTCAATCAATGGCCATCCAATCTCGGAAAGAGCTCTTAAGAAGGCAGAAAAGAAAGCTGGTCCTGTTGAACCTGGCTCATACTG GTATGACTGCCGTGCTGGATTTTGGGGCATCATGGGTAGAGAATGTATTGGCATTATTCCT CCATATATAAGAGAATTCAATTATCCAATGCCCAGAAATTGTGCTGGTGGAGACACTGATGTCATTGTCAATGGCAGAGAACTTCATCAGAGAGATTTAGATTTGCTTGTAGGAAGAGGACTTCCACGTATCTCTGGCAAATCATATTCCATTGAGATTTCTGGAAATATTACCGATGATGCTGGAAATAAGCTACGCAGTCTTGGCAAACTTGCTCCCAC AATTGAGAAGCTGAAGCGTGGTTTTGGTATGCACGTCCCTGAAGGGTTTAGGTAG